In Phenylobacterium zucineum HLK1, one DNA window encodes the following:
- a CDS encoding AsmA family protein, producing MSNEAFQNPEPGRRREPERTSARRRTLQRARSWAQAGWTRIRNTRLPPPRLRKPSRKALYWTGGVLAALAVAIGVLVAIWDWNWFRGPVERIASARLNREVSIAGDLDVRLWSWQPRATVEGVRIANAPWAGRDPLGTFEKITVQIRLVPLLWGNVDLRLLRFDRPELRLYADARGRRNWDFSDGRKKEPMRLPPIRSFIVADGRMSYLDVKRDLRFEGTINAAETLGDRSRGFELVGQGTINRQPFRMEVTGGPLVNIERDRPYPFNAEIRAGRTYITANGAVPKPFDLGRFHMFTTARGPDLSDLYPLTGVALPNTPPYSLRGRLSRDELVWRIDNLGGRVGDSDLAGDIKVETGRTRPMFEADLRSRSLDFDDLGALFGGAPATGPGETASAEQVAVARALNAQQRIFPDSTLDVSRIRAMDADVRYRAQSIRDAPVNLTAGQVRVKLDNGLLRAEPLVLDLPQGRVSGFVALNARREVPVTELDLRLANARIEQLIPVTYEGGHPLTGAVSGRARLTGAGDSIHKAFASADGEVMVVAPGGEIRKAFAELMGVNVVKGLGLLLSKDDDTTALRCGVAHFRTTDGVMRAGNIVVDTGPVLITGKGAINLGTERMSFEVRGHNKKFRLVRALIPVKAEGPIRAPKLGLEPGGAIAQGAAGVGLGALLNPIAALLPFVDPGLAKDANCGAMLAQAGREGAPVKSASR from the coding sequence GTGAGCAACGAAGCCTTCCAGAACCCCGAGCCCGGCCGGCGCCGGGAGCCCGAGCGGACGTCGGCGCGCCGTCGGACGCTCCAGCGGGCCCGGTCCTGGGCGCAGGCGGGGTGGACCCGGATCCGCAACACGCGCCTGCCGCCGCCCCGGCTGAGGAAGCCCAGCCGCAAGGCCCTGTACTGGACCGGCGGCGTCCTGGCCGCGCTGGCGGTCGCCATCGGGGTGCTCGTGGCCATCTGGGACTGGAACTGGTTCAGAGGGCCGGTCGAGCGGATCGCCTCGGCCCGGCTGAACCGCGAGGTCAGCATCGCGGGCGACCTCGACGTGCGGCTTTGGTCGTGGCAGCCCCGGGCGACCGTAGAAGGCGTGCGGATCGCCAATGCGCCGTGGGCGGGCCGCGACCCGCTCGGGACCTTCGAGAAGATCACCGTGCAGATCCGGCTGGTCCCGCTGCTGTGGGGGAACGTCGACCTGCGCCTGCTGCGGTTCGACCGTCCCGAACTGCGGCTCTACGCGGACGCCCGGGGCCGCCGGAACTGGGATTTCTCGGACGGCCGCAAGAAGGAGCCCATGCGGCTGCCGCCGATCCGCAGCTTCATCGTCGCCGACGGCCGGATGTCGTACCTCGACGTGAAGCGCGACCTGCGCTTTGAGGGGACGATCAACGCCGCCGAGACCCTGGGCGACCGGAGCCGCGGCTTCGAGCTGGTCGGCCAGGGCACGATCAACCGCCAGCCGTTCCGGATGGAGGTCACCGGCGGGCCGCTGGTGAACATCGAGCGCGACAGGCCCTATCCGTTCAACGCCGAGATCCGGGCCGGCCGGACGTACATCACGGCCAACGGGGCGGTGCCCAAGCCCTTCGACCTCGGCCGCTTCCACATGTTCACGACCGCGCGCGGGCCGGACCTGTCGGACCTCTATCCGCTGACGGGCGTCGCCCTGCCGAACACCCCGCCCTACAGCCTGCGCGGCCGCCTCTCGCGCGACGAGCTGGTCTGGCGCATCGACAACCTCGGCGGCCGGGTGGGCGACAGCGACCTCGCCGGCGACATCAAGGTCGAGACCGGCCGGACGCGGCCGATGTTCGAGGCCGACCTGCGCTCGCGCAGCCTGGACTTCGACGACCTGGGCGCGCTGTTCGGCGGCGCGCCGGCGACGGGTCCCGGCGAGACGGCCTCGGCCGAGCAGGTGGCGGTCGCCCGCGCGCTGAACGCCCAGCAGCGGATCTTCCCGGATTCCACCCTCGACGTGAGCCGCATCCGGGCGATGGACGCCGACGTCCGCTACCGGGCCCAGTCGATCCGCGACGCGCCCGTGAACCTCACCGCCGGCCAGGTGCGGGTGAAGCTGGACAACGGCCTCCTGCGGGCCGAGCCGCTGGTGCTGGACCTGCCGCAGGGCCGGGTGAGCGGCTTCGTGGCCCTGAACGCCCGCCGGGAGGTCCCCGTCACCGAACTGGACCTGCGGCTGGCCAACGCGCGGATCGAGCAGCTCATCCCGGTCACCTATGAGGGCGGCCATCCCCTCACCGGAGCCGTCTCCGGCCGCGCCCGGCTGACCGGCGCGGGGGACAGCATCCACAAGGCGTTCGCGAGCGCCGACGGCGAGGTGATGGTGGTCGCCCCCGGCGGCGAGATCCGCAAGGCCTTCGCCGAGCTGATGGGCGTGAATGTCGTGAAGGGCCTTGGCCTGCTGCTCAGCAAGGACGACGACACGACCGCGCTGCGCTGCGGGGTCGCCCACTTCCGCACGACCGACGGCGTCATGCGCGCCGGCAACATCGTGGTCGACACCGGCCCGGTGCTGATCACCGGCAAGGGCGCGATCAACCTGGGCACGGAGCGGATGTCCTTCGAGGTCCGCGGCCATAACAAGAAGTTCCGGCTGGTCCGCGCGCTGATCCCGGTGAAGGCCGAGGGGCCGATCCGGGCGCCGAAGCTGGGCCTGGAGCCCGGTGGGGCGATCGCGCAGGGCGCCGCCGGCGTCGGCCTCGGCGCGCTGCTCAACCCGATCGCGGCGCTGCTGCCGTTCGTCGATCCGGGCCTCGCCAAGGACGCCAACTGCGGCGCGATGCTGGCCCAGGCCGGCCGCGAGGGCGCGCCGGTGAAGTCCGCGAGCCGTTGA
- a CDS encoding c-type cytochrome gives MAIGKSRGAVAAIALGIGAAVAATGAFAHNEPMPKGPMSAGARAAHQRHANFEKLGAAFKALNDELRKGNPNAATVQAQTKTMASLATALPTWFPRGSGVEARPKSEAKANIWTDAAGFSAVASAMQVQVSKLNQAALSGDMDAVKAQVRPTGASCKACHDKYRQQKD, from the coding sequence ATGGCGATCGGGAAGAGCAGGGGCGCGGTCGCGGCGATCGCCCTGGGAATCGGCGCGGCGGTGGCCGCGACGGGGGCCTTCGCCCACAACGAGCCCATGCCGAAGGGGCCGATGAGCGCGGGCGCGCGGGCGGCCCACCAGCGCCACGCCAATTTCGAGAAGCTGGGCGCGGCCTTCAAGGCGCTGAACGACGAGCTGCGCAAGGGCAATCCGAACGCGGCGACCGTACAGGCCCAGACCAAGACCATGGCCAGCCTCGCCACCGCCCTGCCGACCTGGTTCCCGCGCGGGAGCGGCGTCGAGGCGCGGCCGAAGAGCGAGGCCAAGGCCAACATCTGGACCGACGCCGCGGGCTTCTCCGCGGTCGCGTCGGCGATGCAGGTGCAGGTCTCCAAGCTGAACCAGGCCGCCCTCAGCGGCGACATGGACGCCGTGAAGGCCCAGGTGCGGCCTACCGGGGCGTCCTGCAAGGCCTGCCACGACAAGTACCGCCAGCAGAAGGACTGA
- a CDS encoding cytochrome b/b6 domain-containing protein, which yields MASPEAGVRAKLWDAPVRIVHWLLVVLVAFSWWSSEDHLNWHRWSGYAILGLVLFRIYWGFAGGGAARFASFVKGPGAVLAYARGLPQRAAAAVPGHNPLGGWSVIAILAVLAVQVTTGLFAVDVDAFEAGPMSDRVSFETGRAIAEVHELSFRALQALLVLHVAAVLFYLFYKRTNLIRPMVTGWRTFPQDPGLAGAPAWRLVVGVVLAAAIAWFVSKGLRL from the coding sequence TTGGCGTCCCCCGAGGCCGGCGTGCGGGCGAAGCTCTGGGACGCGCCCGTCCGCATCGTCCACTGGCTGCTGGTGGTGCTGGTCGCCTTCTCCTGGTGGTCGTCCGAGGACCACCTGAACTGGCACCGGTGGAGCGGCTACGCGATCCTCGGGCTGGTGCTGTTCCGCATCTACTGGGGTTTCGCCGGCGGCGGGGCGGCGCGCTTCGCCAGCTTCGTGAAGGGGCCCGGCGCCGTGCTCGCCTACGCTCGGGGCCTGCCACAGCGGGCGGCGGCCGCCGTGCCGGGGCACAACCCCCTCGGCGGCTGGAGCGTGATCGCCATCCTGGCCGTGCTGGCCGTGCAGGTGACGACGGGGCTGTTCGCGGTGGACGTGGACGCCTTCGAGGCGGGACCCATGTCGGACCGGGTCAGCTTCGAGACCGGGCGGGCCATCGCCGAGGTCCACGAGCTGAGCTTCCGCGCGCTGCAGGCGCTGCTCGTCCTGCACGTCGCCGCGGTGCTGTTCTACCTCTTCTACAAGCGCACGAACCTGATCCGGCCGATGGTCACCGGCTGGCGGACGTTTCCGCAGGACCCGGGCCTTGCGGGGGCGCCGGCGTGGCGGCTGGTCGTGGGCGTCGTCCTCGCCGCCGCCATCGCCTGGTTCGTGTCGAAGGGCCTGCGGCTCTAG
- a CDS encoding L-lactate dehydrogenase, whose protein sequence is MRAASVSDFRELARRRLPKIFFEYIDGGSYAEVTLKRNVEDLEAIALRQRVMKDMTELSMTVETLGQTLAMPVGLAPVGMAGMYGRRGETQAARAAAAAGVPFCLSTVGVCSVEEVARTGTPPWFQLYMLKDRGYMRELLARAHELGSPVLVFTVDLPIPGARYRDVRSGFTGAGKLEAVLNQAWDGITHPAWTWDVFVHGRPHTLGSVAGAVQEGRRVTDFLVWIARNFDRSVTWKDLDWVRENWDRPIVVKGVLDVEDARDAVRAGAQGVVVSNHGGRQLDGVKSSIASLPRIADAVGGELEVFMDGGVRSGLDVLKALALGAKACFVGRPWAYALGAGGEAAIGKMLGLMRSELAVAMILTGCNDVRRAGRELLDI, encoded by the coding sequence ATGCGTGCAGCTTCGGTTTCTGACTTCCGCGAACTCGCGCGGCGCAGGCTTCCGAAGATCTTCTTTGAGTACATCGACGGCGGCTCCTACGCCGAGGTGACGCTGAAGCGGAACGTCGAGGACCTGGAGGCTATCGCCCTGCGCCAGCGGGTCATGAAGGACATGACCGAGCTGTCTATGACGGTGGAAACGCTGGGCCAGACCCTGGCCATGCCCGTGGGCCTCGCGCCGGTCGGCATGGCGGGGATGTACGGCCGGCGCGGGGAGACCCAGGCGGCGCGCGCGGCGGCGGCGGCCGGCGTGCCGTTCTGCCTGTCGACCGTGGGCGTCTGCTCGGTGGAGGAGGTGGCCAGGACCGGCACGCCCCCCTGGTTCCAGCTCTACATGCTGAAGGACCGCGGCTACATGCGCGAGCTGCTGGCCCGCGCCCACGAGCTGGGCTCGCCCGTGCTGGTGTTCACCGTCGACCTGCCGATCCCCGGCGCCCGCTACCGCGACGTCCGCTCGGGCTTCACCGGCGCCGGCAAGCTGGAGGCGGTGCTGAACCAGGCCTGGGACGGGATCACCCATCCGGCCTGGACCTGGGACGTGTTCGTCCACGGCCGGCCCCACACGTTGGGCTCGGTCGCCGGGGCCGTGCAGGAGGGCCGCCGGGTGACCGACTTCCTGGTCTGGATCGCCCGCAACTTCGACCGCTCGGTCACCTGGAAGGACCTCGACTGGGTGCGCGAGAACTGGGACCGGCCGATCGTGGTCAAGGGCGTGCTCGACGTGGAGGACGCGCGCGACGCGGTCCGGGCCGGGGCGCAGGGCGTGGTGGTCTCGAACCACGGCGGCCGCCAGCTCGACGGGGTGAAGTCCTCCATCGCCTCGCTTCCCCGGATCGCCGACGCCGTGGGCGGCGAGCTGGAGGTGTTCATGGACGGCGGCGTGCGCTCGGGCCTGGACGTGCTGAAGGCGCTGGCCCTGGGTGCCAAGGCCTGTTTCGTCGGCCGCCCGTGGGCCTATGCGCTCGGCGCGGGCGGCGAGGCGGCGATCGGCAAGATGCTGGGCCTCATGCGCTCCGAGCTGGCCGTGGCCATGATCCTGACCGGCTGCAACGACGTGCGGCGGGCCGGGCGCGAGCTGCTGGACATCTAG
- a CDS encoding acyltransferase family protein — MSQPAVGPVQKAPGEIRSIQYLRGIAAFGVLVFHAAERAGGHFGVGAAGVDVFFVISGFIMWVVTCRKSPGPGDFLLRRVQRIVPLYWGVTLLVAGVALAVPAAFPAMQVTAEALIKSLFFVPYRDPQGLIAPLIVPGWTLNYEMFFCLLFAAGLLAPAKLRPWLVSAALVALVAVRPLLDASNPLVAAYTDPILLEFGAGVWLGKLWSERRLPSARIGWALAAAGLAGFTAVTLAGTDVSTARVLLWGLPALLLVAGAVTVERQGPIPSLWPLRVIGDASYSLYLVHGLAISATFRLLAVVGVTAPALLFSASIVAGVVAGLIAYHLAEKPMMKLFRTGLGAHRPSGVAAQTPREMTAR; from the coding sequence ATGTCTCAACCCGCGGTCGGGCCGGTCCAGAAGGCTCCCGGCGAGATCCGTTCCATCCAGTACCTCCGCGGGATCGCGGCCTTCGGCGTGCTGGTGTTCCATGCGGCCGAACGGGCAGGCGGCCATTTCGGCGTGGGCGCCGCGGGCGTGGACGTCTTCTTCGTGATCTCGGGCTTCATCATGTGGGTGGTCACCTGCCGCAAGAGCCCGGGCCCCGGCGACTTCCTGCTGCGGCGGGTGCAGCGGATCGTGCCCCTCTACTGGGGCGTCACCCTGCTGGTGGCCGGCGTGGCGCTCGCGGTACCGGCGGCCTTCCCGGCCATGCAGGTGACCGCCGAGGCCCTCATCAAGTCGCTGTTCTTCGTCCCCTACCGCGACCCGCAGGGACTGATCGCGCCGCTGATCGTCCCCGGCTGGACGCTGAACTACGAGATGTTCTTCTGCCTGCTGTTCGCTGCGGGCCTTCTGGCGCCGGCGAAGCTGCGGCCGTGGCTGGTGTCGGCGGCGCTGGTGGCGCTGGTGGCCGTGCGGCCGCTGCTGGACGCCTCCAATCCGCTGGTGGCCGCCTACACCGACCCGATCCTGCTGGAATTCGGCGCCGGCGTCTGGCTGGGCAAGCTGTGGTCCGAGCGGCGCCTGCCGTCGGCGCGCATCGGCTGGGCGCTGGCCGCGGCGGGCCTGGCCGGCTTCACGGCGGTCACCCTGGCCGGGACCGACGTCTCGACGGCCCGGGTCCTCCTATGGGGCCTGCCCGCCCTGCTGCTGGTGGCCGGCGCCGTGACGGTCGAACGCCAGGGCCCGATCCCCAGCCTCTGGCCGCTGCGGGTGATCGGCGATGCGTCCTACTCACTCTACCTCGTGCACGGCCTGGCCATCTCGGCGACCTTCCGGCTGCTCGCCGTCGTCGGCGTCACCGCCCCGGCGCTGCTGTTCTCGGCCTCGATCGTCGCCGGCGTGGTCGCGGGCCTGATCGCCTATCACCTGGCCGAGAAGCCGATGATGAAGCTGTTCCGCACCGGCCTCGGCGCCCATCGGCCGAGCGGCGTGGCCGCCCAGACCCCGCGCGAGATGACGGCGCGCTAG
- a CDS encoding glycosyltransferase: MKLAYFVHDLTDPAVTRRVRMLKAGGAEPVVLGFRRADAAPEALEGCATVDLGRTYDARLGHRARLTALAALRSGRFRKLLEGAEVVLCRQLEMLAVGEAARWTCGLKAKLAYEALDIHRIMLADAGKGRAMRAVEKALLRRSDLLIVSSPAFVDSYFAPVQGLGRDLRTPVMLVENKVLELEGAGGAPLGPPPAGPPWRIGWLGAIRCRRSLDILTGLAQRRPDLLEVRIWGRPAHVEFADFDGQVAATPNVSFGGPYRAADLPLLYGQTHFSWAIDFMEEGLNSSWLLPNRIYESGRYGSVPVALSGVQTGRWLAEHSFGVRLSRPEDLEGFLEGLTPERYAALRRELEAQPRSAFVADAGDCRRLTEGLRNPQPALGSNGQAIDSASSKLAA; the protein is encoded by the coding sequence GTGAAGCTGGCCTACTTCGTCCACGACCTGACCGATCCGGCCGTCACCCGACGGGTTCGGATGCTGAAGGCCGGCGGGGCCGAGCCGGTGGTGCTGGGCTTCCGGCGCGCGGACGCCGCGCCCGAGGCCCTGGAAGGCTGCGCCACGGTGGACCTGGGCCGGACCTACGACGCGCGCCTCGGCCACCGCGCCCGGCTGACGGCCCTGGCCGCGCTGCGCTCGGGACGGTTCCGCAAGCTGCTGGAAGGCGCCGAGGTTGTGCTCTGCCGCCAGCTCGAGATGCTGGCGGTGGGCGAGGCGGCCCGCTGGACCTGCGGCCTGAAGGCGAAGCTGGCCTACGAGGCGCTCGACATCCACCGGATCATGCTGGCGGACGCCGGCAAGGGCCGGGCCATGCGGGCCGTCGAGAAGGCGCTGCTGAGGCGGTCGGACCTGCTGATCGTCAGCTCGCCGGCGTTCGTGGACTCCTACTTCGCACCGGTGCAGGGCCTGGGGCGCGACCTGCGCACCCCCGTCATGCTGGTCGAGAACAAGGTGCTGGAGCTGGAGGGGGCGGGCGGCGCGCCGCTGGGACCGCCCCCGGCCGGGCCCCCCTGGCGCATCGGCTGGCTGGGCGCGATCCGCTGCCGGCGGAGCCTCGACATCCTGACCGGGCTGGCGCAGCGCCGCCCCGACCTGCTGGAGGTGCGGATCTGGGGGCGGCCGGCCCATGTGGAGTTCGCCGACTTCGACGGCCAGGTGGCGGCCACGCCCAACGTGAGCTTCGGCGGCCCCTACCGGGCGGCGGACCTGCCGCTGCTGTACGGCCAGACGCACTTCAGCTGGGCCATCGACTTCATGGAGGAGGGGCTGAACTCGTCCTGGCTGCTGCCCAACCGGATCTACGAAAGCGGCCGCTACGGCTCGGTCCCCGTCGCTCTATCGGGCGTGCAGACCGGCCGCTGGCTGGCGGAACACAGCTTCGGCGTGCGCCTCTCGCGGCCGGAGGATCTGGAGGGCTTCCTGGAGGGGCTCACGCCCGAGCGCTACGCGGCGTTACGGCGCGAGCTGGAGGCGCAGCCCCGCTCTGCGTTCGTGGCCGACGCCGGCGACTGCCGCCGCTTGACGGAAGGGTTGAGAAACCCGCAACCGGCCCTTGGTTCCAACGGCCAAGCTATTGATTCCGCATCATCAAAATTGGCGGCCTAG
- a CDS encoding glycosyltransferase family 2 protein: MLSSKPTPEPEWERDEASGPEARDRRASEPRSFAPLAARRAGLGEAEARWPQAWDAISSEALIRMPAAARDLENRAENRAVIVIPALNEAAAIAGVIERILDDAGLVEPLVLVADGGSTDGTREIVAEISARDPRVRLLHNPGRLQSAGVNLAAGMIEADDRAWMVRVDAHADYPPNYVSTLIAEARRTGASSVVVSMDTKGEGAFQRAVAAAQNSILGTGGSAHRLEGEGRWVDHGHHALFRLEAFETVGGYDETFSHNEDAELDLRLGKEGGRIWLTDKVRIGYHPRSTPGALWKQYFSYGKGRARTVLKHFTPLKVRQALPLAVAPAVVFLLAAPFFWAMALPALMWMAAALSYGLLLGVKKRDPAALLSGVAAMIMHLAWSAGFWRQLFGDRPDPAPLERHEPLLVRRPAAP, translated from the coding sequence ATGTTGAGTTCCAAGCCTACGCCCGAACCTGAGTGGGAGAGGGACGAAGCGTCCGGTCCCGAAGCGCGGGACCGCCGCGCGTCGGAACCGCGATCGTTCGCGCCGCTCGCCGCCCGCCGCGCGGGCCTCGGCGAGGCCGAGGCGCGCTGGCCGCAGGCCTGGGACGCCATCTCGTCCGAGGCGCTGATCCGGATGCCCGCCGCGGCGCGCGATCTCGAGAACCGGGCCGAGAACCGGGCGGTGATCGTCATCCCGGCCCTGAACGAGGCGGCGGCGATCGCCGGCGTGATCGAGCGGATCCTGGACGACGCCGGCCTGGTCGAGCCGCTGGTCCTGGTGGCCGACGGCGGCTCCACCGACGGGACGCGCGAGATCGTGGCCGAGATCTCCGCGCGCGACCCGCGCGTGCGGCTGCTGCACAACCCGGGCCGTCTGCAGAGCGCGGGCGTGAACCTCGCGGCGGGGATGATCGAGGCCGACGACCGCGCCTGGATGGTGCGGGTGGACGCCCACGCCGACTATCCCCCCAACTACGTCTCGACCCTGATCGCCGAGGCCCGGCGCACCGGCGCCTCGTCGGTGGTGGTCTCGATGGACACCAAGGGCGAGGGCGCCTTCCAGCGCGCCGTCGCCGCCGCCCAGAACTCGATCCTCGGCACCGGCGGCTCGGCCCACCGGCTGGAGGGCGAGGGGCGCTGGGTCGACCACGGCCACCATGCCCTGTTCCGGCTGGAGGCGTTCGAGACCGTCGGCGGCTACGACGAGACCTTCAGCCACAACGAGGACGCCGAGCTGGACCTGCGGCTCGGCAAGGAAGGCGGCCGCATCTGGCTGACCGACAAGGTCCGCATCGGCTACCACCCGCGCTCCACGCCGGGCGCGCTGTGGAAGCAGTACTTCAGCTACGGCAAGGGCCGGGCGCGGACGGTGCTGAAGCACTTCACGCCGCTGAAGGTGCGCCAGGCCCTGCCGCTGGCCGTCGCGCCGGCCGTGGTCTTCCTCCTCGCCGCTCCGTTCTTCTGGGCCATGGCCTTGCCGGCGCTGATGTGGATGGCCGCCGCGCTGAGCTACGGCCTGCTGCTGGGCGTGAAGAAGCGCGATCCCGCCGCGCTGCTCTCGGGCGTCGCGGCCATGATCATGCACCTGGCGTGGTCGGCCGGCTTCTGGCGGCAGCTGTTCGGGGATCGGCCCGATCCCGCACCCCTCGAGCGGCACGAGCCGCTGCTGGTGCGGCGGCCCGCGGCGCCATGA
- a CDS encoding glycosyltransferase family 2 protein produces MTGQAPLVSVVTANYNGARHLAPAIRSVLGQTLGELELIVADDASTDDSLQVIAEAAAGDARVRVLTAQRNGGPGAARNRALAAVRGRYVAVFDSDDLMAPDRLEKLVARARGDHANIVVDNLHVFQDGGEAPWKPFLCQKAWAHPRWITLADYIEAGRMYSRQPGLGYLKPLFCAEALRGERYREDLRIGEDYDLVLRLLAKGATMRFVPEALYRYRKHGASISHVLRREHIEQMLAADAALEAALREQCEAVRRAQARRRRSLETALAYDRVICALKARDVPQALGTCAQEPAVWPLLAMPVKARLKRLASRLQPA; encoded by the coding sequence ATGACCGGCCAGGCGCCCCTCGTCTCGGTCGTCACCGCCAACTACAACGGCGCGCGCCACCTCGCGCCCGCGATCCGCTCGGTCCTCGGCCAGACGCTCGGCGAGCTGGAGCTGATCGTCGCCGACGACGCCTCCACCGACGACAGCCTGCAGGTGATCGCGGAGGCCGCGGCAGGCGATGCGCGGGTGCGCGTGCTGACTGCGCAGCGAAACGGCGGCCCCGGCGCTGCGCGCAACCGCGCGCTCGCCGCCGTGCGCGGCCGCTATGTCGCCGTGTTCGATTCCGACGACCTGATGGCCCCCGACCGGCTGGAGAAGCTGGTGGCGCGCGCCCGCGGCGACCATGCCAACATCGTCGTCGACAACCTGCACGTCTTCCAGGACGGCGGCGAAGCGCCGTGGAAGCCGTTCCTCTGCCAGAAGGCCTGGGCGCACCCGCGCTGGATCACCCTGGCCGACTACATCGAGGCCGGGCGCATGTACTCCAGGCAGCCGGGCCTGGGCTACCTCAAGCCGCTGTTCTGCGCCGAGGCCCTGCGGGGCGAGCGCTACCGCGAGGACCTGCGCATCGGCGAGGACTACGACCTGGTGCTGCGGCTGCTGGCCAAGGGAGCCACGATGCGCTTCGTGCCCGAGGCGCTCTACCGCTACCGCAAGCACGGCGCCTCGATCAGCCACGTGCTGCGGCGCGAGCACATCGAGCAGATGCTGGCGGCGGACGCGGCGCTGGAGGCGGCGCTGCGCGAGCAGTGCGAGGCGGTTCGCCGGGCCCAGGCCAGACGCCGGCGCTCGCTGGAGACCGCGCTCGCCTACGACCGCGTCATCTGCGCCCTGAAGGCCAGGGACGTCCCGCAGGCGCTGGGAACCTGTGCGCAGGAGCCCGCCGTCTGGCCGTTGCTGGCCATGCCGGTGAAGGCGCGGCTGAAGCGCCTGGCCAGCCGGCTGCAGCCGGCCTGA
- a CDS encoding lipopolysaccharide biosynthesis protein, giving the protein MSLAGVRGRRGFDPAALGALALSGSNVLRMGVQLAMLPILARLVGPSEYGLVALAVPFVLFCNMLADAGMSQALARRQEVTTELESTVFWLAGGLGLALSVLACALAWPLALVLDQPRLPWLIMALSPILVMSGLTAVANARVIREGRFGVFAGGDFISTVASAAVALTAALNGAGAWSLVAQQLTMWVCKFAWVNLNARPRIRRYFRPSEVRDLVRFGVHSVGANLSDFVSRNVDNLIVGGVLGTVALGYYAMAYQIVRVPDLIISGPLYLYVFTAVSRAAHDGARGKAADLAVSALRLASSVLAPTFVGLAIISPLAVALVLGEKWHDAAPVLTHLTAAGFGFAHCFVMGAILMGLGRSHLQFRMTALAGATTIGTIAVTARFGVETASAAIGSAILLVMLAYLEVLARDLRIPRRRLLGAFLPGLAGAAVMAGALFAAEPLLASLPDLARLVAMIALGGAVYGAVVLALARGRLIDDARRFARAHAKGAAPSAVPEAV; this is encoded by the coding sequence GTGAGCCTGGCGGGCGTGCGCGGCAGGCGCGGGTTCGACCCGGCGGCCCTGGGGGCCCTGGCGCTCAGCGGCTCCAACGTCCTGCGCATGGGCGTGCAGCTCGCCATGCTGCCGATCCTGGCGCGGCTGGTGGGCCCCTCTGAGTACGGCCTCGTCGCCCTGGCGGTCCCCTTCGTCTTGTTCTGCAACATGCTGGCCGACGCCGGCATGAGCCAGGCGCTGGCCCGCCGGCAGGAGGTGACGACCGAGCTGGAGTCCACCGTCTTCTGGCTGGCCGGCGGCCTCGGCCTCGCCCTCTCGGTCTTGGCCTGCGCCCTGGCCTGGCCGCTGGCCCTGGTGCTGGATCAGCCGCGGCTGCCGTGGCTGATCATGGCCCTCTCGCCCATCCTCGTGATGAGCGGCCTGACCGCCGTCGCCAACGCCCGGGTGATCCGCGAGGGGCGGTTCGGCGTCTTCGCCGGCGGGGACTTCATCTCCACTGTGGCCTCGGCCGCGGTCGCCCTGACGGCGGCCCTCAACGGCGCCGGCGCCTGGAGCCTGGTGGCCCAGCAGCTCACCATGTGGGTCTGCAAGTTCGCCTGGGTGAACCTCAACGCCCGGCCGCGGATCCGCCGCTACTTCCGCCCCTCCGAGGTGCGTGACCTGGTGCGGTTCGGCGTCCATTCCGTCGGCGCGAACCTGTCGGACTTCGTCTCGCGCAACGTCGACAACCTGATCGTCGGCGGCGTGCTGGGCACCGTGGCGCTCGGCTACTACGCCATGGCCTACCAGATCGTGCGGGTGCCCGACCTGATCATCTCCGGGCCGCTCTATCTCTACGTCTTCACCGCAGTCTCGCGGGCGGCCCACGACGGCGCGCGAGGCAAGGCGGCGGACCTGGCGGTCTCGGCCCTGCGGCTGGCCTCGTCGGTGCTCGCCCCCACCTTCGTGGGCCTGGCGATCATCTCGCCCCTCGCCGTGGCCCTGGTGCTGGGCGAGAAGTGGCATGACGCCGCGCCGGTGCTCACCCACCTGACGGCCGCCGGCTTCGGCTTCGCCCACTGCTTCGTCATGGGCGCGATCCTGATGGGCCTGGGCCGCTCGCACCTGCAGTTCCGGATGACCGCCCTGGCGGGGGCGACCACCATCGGCACGATCGCCGTCACCGCCCGCTTCGGCGTCGAGACCGCCTCGGCGGCGATCGGGAGCGCCATCCTGCTGGTGATGCTGGCCTATCTCGAGGTGCTGGCCCGCGACTTGCGGATCCCCCGCCGCCGGCTGCTGGGCGCGTTCCTCCCCGGCCTGGCGGGCGCCGCCGTCATGGCCGGCGCGCTGTTCGCCGCCGAGCCGCTGCTGGCCTCGCTGCCGGACCTGGCGCGGCTCGTGGCGATGATCGCCCTGGGCGGGGCCGTCTACGGCGCCGTGGTGCTGGCCCTCGCCCGCGGGCGGCTGATCGACGACGCCAGGCGCTTCGCCCGCGCGCACGCCAAGGGCGCCGCGCCGTCAGCGGTTCCGGAAGCCGTCTAG